The following coding sequences are from one Nicotiana tabacum cultivar K326 chromosome 1, ASM71507v2, whole genome shotgun sequence window:
- the LOC107813387 gene encoding small ribosomal subunit protein bS6c alpha-like, with protein sequence MASSSLSSLFPSFSAFSSSKPSILSLTHPFTKTCKTSGPIVKAQTLEFSGSFFEGGFGGGDDEPPATTPWSGISAVEDKEEPQCPPGLRPYETMAVLRPDMSEDERLALTQKYEELLVAGGGMYVEVFNRGVIPLAYSIRKKNKAGETNTYLDGIYLLFTYFTKPESIAALEATMVADDDVIRSSTFKIRKRKY encoded by the exons ATGGCGTCTTCTTCTTTATCATCACTATTCCCATCTTTCTCCGCATTCTCCTCTTCTAAACCTTCAATTCTCTCACTCACACATCCTTTTACTAAAACTTGTAAGACATCTGGACCAATAGTGAAGGCCCAGACTCTAGAATTTTCGGGATCTTTCTTTGAAGGTGGATTCGGAGGCGGAGATGATGAGCCACCAGCAACTACACCTTGGTCTGGGATTTCAGCCGTTGAAGATAAAGAGGAGCCGCAGTGTCCTCCTGGGTTACGCCCTTATGAAACTATGGCGGTTTTGAGACCCGACATGTCTGAAGATGAGAGACTTGCTCTTACCCAGAAATACGAAGAG TTGCTGGTTGCTGGTGGTGGTATGTATGTCGAGGTCTTCAATCGAGGGGTTATTCCACTTGCATACAGcattaggaaaaaaaataaagctgGAGAGACAAATACATACTTGGACGGTATCTACCTCCTGTTCACCTATTTTACCAAACCTGAATCCATTGCAGCCCTTGAGGCAACAATGGTGGCTGATGATGATGTTATCCGATCATCCACTTTCAAGATTAGGAAAAGGAAATACTAG